The Anaeromyxobacter diazotrophicus nucleotide sequence CGTTCATGCGCCGCACGTCGGCGAGGAAGCCCACCTCGCCCGCCTCGTTGGAGCGCACGAGCGACACCACCACCGCCTCCTTCTCGCGGCCCTGGAAGCCGTCGACGGTGTCCACCTCCAGGCCCTCGTCCACCCGCGCCGCGAGGAGCTGCCGCAGGCGCTGCACCTGGGCGTCGTAGGGCGAGATCACCGCCACGTCGGCCGGCGCGACGCCGAGCGCCAGCACCCGCTCCACCTCCGCCGCGGCCAGCTCCGCCTCGCCCTCGTTCTGCTTCGAGTCGGACCCCTCCGGCGTGGACTCCTCGAAGCCGCGCCCGGCCGTGTCCACCACCTCGAGCGGCGCCGCGTCGAGCCCGCGCGCGGCGGCGGCCGGGTGGGCGCGCAGCGCGCCGCCGTAGAGCGCGTCCGAGGGGAAGCGCATGATCGCCTCGTGCATCCGGTGCTGCTCGAGCAGGGTGACCTTCACCGCGTCGCCGTGCAGCGCCACCAGCCGCTCGAAGAGCGAGACGCCCAGCCCGCCCGCCTGCGCGGCGGCGGAGAGGACCGTCGGCGGCAGCTGCAGGTGGTCGCCGGCCAGCACCGCCCGGTCGGCCCGGAGCAAGGCCAGGTAGGCGGCCGGCTCCACCGCCTGCGTCGCCTCGTCCACGGCCGCCAGCGCGAAGCGGCGGCCCGCCAGCGCGGGGCCGTCGAGCGAGGTGAGCGTGGCGAGCACCACCGGCGCGCGCTCGAGCACCTCCGCCTCGGCGCGCGCCTCGAGCGCCCGCGCCTCGGCGAGCAGCGCCCGCGCGTCGCGCTCGGCCACCCGCGCCTCGCTGAAACGCCCCGGGCCCCGGCGCTGCTTGCGCTTGCGGGCGTCGCGGCGGAGCTGGAGCGCCTCCCGCACCAGCTCCGCGGCGATGCGCGCCGCCTCGTGCGAGGCCACCCGCGCCTCGAGGGTGTGGTCGAGCAGCGCCGGCAGCACGCGCGCCGGGTGCCCCACCCGCACCCCGTCCACGCCCGCCGCGGCGAGCCGCTCGAGCAGGTTGTCCACGGCCAGGTTCGAGGGCGCGGCCGCCAGCACCCGCTCGCCGCGCGCCACCGCCCGGCGCACCACCTCCACCAGCACCGTGGTCTTGCCGGTGCCGGGCGGCCCGTGCACGAGCGCGAGGTCGTCGGCGCGGTCGGCGAGGTCGAGCGCGCGCTCTTGCTCCGGGTTGAGCGGGGCCGCGAGCTCCGGGCCGCGGGCGCGCGCGGCGAAGGCCGGCGCCGCCCCCGCCAGCACGGCGTGCCAGCGCCGCCCCTCCTTCGCCTGCGCCATCCGCCCGAGCCCGGCGGCGAGCCGCTCCCAGGTGACGGGCGACGGCTCCAGCTCCAGCGTGACCCGGCCCTCGGTGGCCCAGTCCGGCGGCGGCTCGTCGAACGCGACCGCCACCCGCTGGCGGGTGCGCCGCGCCACCACCCCCGCCGGCGCGTCCTCCGCCGCCCTCGGGGCGTGCCGCGGCTGCACCCGCACCAGCGCGCCCACCCCGAGGCGCGCCCCGCCCAGCGGGCGCCCGTCGGCGCGGCCGTAGCTGACGAGCGCCCGGCCGGCCAGGCCGGACTCGTCGAGCGCCTCGACCTCCGGCAGCGCGAGGCCGCGCGCCGCGCGCTCGGCGACGGACCACCGCCCGCGCGCCTCCTCGAAGCGGGCGCGCTCCTCCTCGCGCTCGGCGGCGAGGAGCGCCCGTAGCCGCTCGAGGTGATCGGGGAGCTCCAAGTCCGCCCTTCATACCCGGCCAGCCGCGCGCCGTCGCGCGTCGGAGGCAGGGTGGGCGGGACACCCACCCCCGAGACCCCGGGGGTGGCGCGCGAGGAACTCCTGTCGGAGAATCCGCCGGTGAGACTCGTCGAGGGGGATCCCGGCTCCGAGCAGAGCACGCGCCCGGAGGCGCTCGAGCGCGGAGCTCTCGCCGATCCCGGGCAGGACGCGATCGTCCTGCTCGATCCCGACGGGCGGGTGCAGGCCTCCTCCGGCGCGCTGGCGCTCGCCTTCGGCCACGCCCCCGAGGCGCTCCGCGGCCAGCACGTGCTCGACCTGGTGCACTCCGCCGACGCGGCGCTGGTGGCGCACGCCCTGGGCGGCGTGGCGCAGGGCCGGTCACAGGTGGTCGAGCTGCGGGTCCGCGCCGCCGACGGCTCCTTCGGCTGGGCCGAGGTCACGGCGCGCCCGCTCCCCGCCGCCGGGTCGCTCGAGCGCATCGCGCTCGCCGTGCGCGCCGTGCCCGGCCGGCGGAGCGCCACCGCGGCGCCCGGCGCCTCGGCCGGCGACGGCTACATGGAGCTCGACGCCGACGCGCTCGTCGCCTTCGTGTCCCGCCGCTACCTCGAGCTGTTCGGGCTCGACGCTGCCGAGATCGCGCGCGTCACCGCCGTGCCCGCCCGGGAGCAGCGCGACGCGATCACGACGCTCATCTCGGCCAGGGTGGCGGATCGGCCGTCGTACCTGGCCGGCGTCTCGGCTCACTTCCAGCTCTCGGACGAGATCACGTTCGAGGACATCGCGCTCGTGGACGGGCGCACCGTCGAGCGGTACGGCGCCCCCCACCGCGACGCCGCCGGCCGGGTGGTGGGGCGGGCGCTCTTCCTGCGCGACGTGACCGCCCGCCGGCACGGCGAGATCGAGCTCCGCGAGCGCGCGCGGCAGCAGGCGACGGTGGCCGAGCTGGCGGAGCTGGCGCTCAACGCCGAGGCGCTGGAGCCGCTGCTCACGCTGACCACCCGGCTCGTCGCGGCCACCCTCGGGTGCGAGCTGGTGCAGCTCCTCGAGGCGACGCCGGACGGCGACCGCCTCCTGGTGCGCACCAGCAACGTGCCGCACGAGCCGCCGCCCG carries:
- a CDS encoding AAA domain-containing protein, whose amino-acid sequence is MELPDHLERLRALLAAEREEERARFEEARGRWSVAERAARGLALPEVEALDESGLAGRALVSYGRADGRPLGGARLGVGALVRVQPRHAPRAAEDAPAGVVARRTRQRVAVAFDEPPPDWATEGRVTLELEPSPVTWERLAAGLGRMAQAKEGRRWHAVLAGAAPAFAARARGPELAAPLNPEQERALDLADRADDLALVHGPPGTGKTTVLVEVVRRAVARGERVLAAAPSNLAVDNLLERLAAAGVDGVRVGHPARVLPALLDHTLEARVASHEAARIAAELVREALQLRRDARKRKQRRGPGRFSEARVAERDARALLAEARALEARAEAEVLERAPVVLATLTSLDGPALAGRRFALAAVDEATQAVEPAAYLALLRADRAVLAGDHLQLPPTVLSAAAQAGGLGVSLFERLVALHGDAVKVTLLEQHRMHEAIMRFPSDALYGGALRAHPAAAARGLDAAPLEVVDTAGRGFEESTPEGSDSKQNEGEAELAAAEVERVLALGVAPADVAVISPYDAQVQRLRQLLAARVDEGLEVDTVDGFQGREKEAVVVSLVRSNEAGEVGFLADVRRMNVALTRARRKLVVVGDGATVSRHPFYAAFLEHAQRTGAWRSAWEREG